From Companilactobacillus heilongjiangensis, one genomic window encodes:
- a CDS encoding APC family permease has protein sequence MTELDTKKKYISWPVLALMDFVTVVGFDDLTYNFQNQGMGVITSWIIMILLYVIPYSLMVGQLGSTFDDDGGGLTSWVRETSGEFLGYFAAWTYWAASIPYVVDTANTIAVALGWVVNGNAKLQTQMSNSHFALFTLLIFIFFIIIQSRFERSLEILSTIGGIAMFGMTVLFVLMTVTALSMGGHIATKPLTVHTIVPTFNLHYLTTLGFLIFAINGAERIAPFVTKMRNPNRDFPKAMIMLSIMTGFLTIFGSFSLGVFFNAYHLPDDLKINGSYYAFQALGERFHMGNTLMYFFAFTEIFYLAALLAVLLNAMTRMLISDTGNKYMPKFLRKTNSAGLPINGYLLTVGLSAFIMFLGILLPNMKDIFNWLLNLNGIISPGVTCWIFWSFIKVRWHDDKFSSGYVYIKNKKLSLIVGWWCLLLTGVATVAAVGPQDVPFGSSMWWYELVINFVAIIVLIGLGFVLPYITKRERRSQTGTAFTRVQRVGIWVAVMATLLGDLYLGDTNFGRNIGYIILLTAAGLVLVIAMGWREHDLKESLE, from the coding sequence ATGACAGAATTAGATACAAAGAAGAAGTATATCAGCTGGCCAGTGTTGGCCCTGATGGATTTTGTGACAGTTGTTGGGTTCGATGACCTGACTTACAACTTCCAAAACCAAGGTATGGGCGTTATAACGTCCTGGATCATTATGATTCTCCTTTATGTTATTCCGTACTCGTTGATGGTGGGCCAGTTGGGGTCCACGTTCGATGACGACGGTGGTGGATTAACATCTTGGGTAAGAGAAACTAGTGGAGAGTTCTTAGGCTATTTCGCAGCTTGGACGTATTGGGCTGCCTCGATTCCTTATGTTGTAGATACCGCAAATACTATCGCGGTAGCATTGGGATGGGTCGTTAACGGTAACGCTAAGCTACAGACACAGATGTCAAACAGTCATTTCGCACTATTTACATTGTTGATCTTTATCTTTTTCATAATCATCCAATCCCGTTTCGAGCGATCGCTTGAAATATTGAGTACTATTGGTGGAATCGCCATGTTTGGGATGACGGTCTTATTCGTTTTGATGACCGTAACAGCTCTTTCGATGGGTGGTCATATTGCGACCAAGCCGTTGACCGTCCACACGATTGTACCAACATTTAATTTGCATTATCTGACGACTTTAGGATTTTTGATCTTTGCCATTAATGGTGCTGAAAGAATTGCGCCATTTGTAACGAAGATGCGTAATCCTAATCGTGACTTTCCTAAAGCCATGATTATGTTGTCTATAATGACTGGATTCTTAACGATTTTTGGATCATTCTCATTAGGTGTCTTTTTCAACGCCTATCATTTGCCAGATGATTTGAAAATCAACGGATCCTATTATGCGTTCCAAGCTTTAGGCGAGCGATTCCATATGGGAAATACGCTGATGTATTTCTTTGCCTTTACCGAAATTTTCTACTTAGCTGCTTTGTTGGCCGTCTTGTTAAATGCGATGACGAGAATGTTGATTTCTGATACAGGTAATAAATATATGCCAAAGTTTTTGCGCAAAACTAATTCCGCAGGATTACCTATCAATGGGTATTTATTAACAGTTGGTTTGAGTGCCTTTATCATGTTCTTAGGTATTTTGTTGCCAAACATGAAAGATATCTTCAACTGGCTGCTAAACTTGAACGGAATTATTTCACCCGGTGTAACTTGTTGGATCTTCTGGTCCTTTATTAAAGTCAGATGGCATGATGACAAGTTCAGTTCGGGATACGTTTATATTAAAAATAAAAAATTATCATTAATTGTCGGTTGGTGGTGTTTGTTACTCACAGGAGTAGCTACAGTCGCTGCCGTAGGGCCACAAGATGTCCCATTCGGTTCATCAATGTGGTGGTATGAATTGGTTATTAATTTTGTAGCCATTATTGTTTTAATTGGATTAGGTTTTGTATTACCATATATTACGAAGAGAGAAAGACGGAGCCAAACTGGGACAGCCTTTACAAGAGTTCAACGCGTTGGAATCTGGGTAGCCGTGATGGCAACTTTACTAGGCGATTTGTATTTAGGCGATACCAATTTCGGCCGTAATATTGGTTATATTATTTTATTGACAGCTGCGGGCCTTGTGCTAGTAATAGCGATGGGTTGGCGTGAACATGATTTGAAGGAAAGTCTTGAATAA
- a CDS encoding DUF1836 domain-containing protein yields the protein MDELQTWLDNMENYHLPRFEELPELDLYRDQLLTLVDKYIGPVWLENSPVVTTSMVNNYVKNGLLPHPEKKRYTREHLAYLIAITFLKQVVSINDIQEGLEVQTRSKGGIAKAYDFFCDKQELALKMLNHREEGQVLSEKDQSSAYLLVEMVTMAFATKLITKKILMIETNNLDEKS from the coding sequence ATGGATGAATTGCAAACATGGTTAGATAATATGGAAAACTATCACTTGCCAAGATTTGAGGAACTACCTGAATTGGACTTGTATCGTGATCAATTATTAACACTAGTTGATAAATATATTGGCCCAGTTTGGTTGGAGAATAGTCCAGTTGTCACAACCTCAATGGTTAATAACTATGTTAAAAATGGCTTGTTGCCACATCCTGAGAAGAAACGGTATACTCGTGAACATTTAGCCTATTTGATTGCCATTACTTTTTTGAAACAAGTTGTTTCTATCAATGACATTCAAGAGGGACTTGAAGTTCAGACGAGATCAAAAGGCGGTATTGCTAAAGCATATGACTTTTTCTGTGACAAACAGGAATTGGCATTGAAGATGCTCAATCATCGTGAAGAAGGCCAAGTGCTTTCCGAAAAAGACCAATCATCAGCCTATTTGTTGGTGGAAATGGTCACGATGGCCTTTGCTACGAAATTAATTACGAAAAAAATATTAATGATTGAAACGAATAATTTAGACGAAAAGAGTTAA
- a CDS encoding DegV family protein encodes MEKIAVLVDSCCDLPKEYLEKPGIYELPMQIAYHDRTYLDRVEISAEKVYQDLPVEIPKTSLPSGESIQETLDKIAADGYDHIVSISVSSSLSGTFNFLKVFLDDDDRFTSAYFDTKQVAVAAGLIAVGAKNMIDDGKEFADVTAKVAEMITKTVVYFCIPTLEYLRAGGRISAAAAAVGGMLRLAPIITCKTDGSYTIAAKARGMKKGQKMLLNFAQEFLSDGSDCLLAVGHGADEPGGQKMLDLLHDNGIKGKQEFLGQVGPALGVHTGPGLIGIGIVKI; translated from the coding sequence ATGGAAAAGATTGCTGTATTGGTAGATTCCTGTTGCGATTTACCGAAAGAATATCTCGAAAAGCCTGGTATTTATGAATTACCAATGCAAATTGCTTACCATGACCGAACATACCTTGATCGTGTCGAAATTTCGGCTGAAAAAGTTTACCAAGATTTACCAGTTGAAATTCCTAAGACTTCATTGCCTTCAGGTGAGTCGATTCAAGAGACGCTCGATAAAATTGCTGCGGATGGATATGATCACATTGTCTCAATCTCGGTTTCATCCAGTTTGAGCGGAACATTTAATTTCTTGAAAGTCTTTCTTGATGATGACGATAGATTCACTTCAGCTTATTTTGATACGAAGCAAGTTGCTGTAGCGGCAGGTTTGATTGCTGTTGGAGCCAAGAATATGATTGACGATGGCAAAGAATTCGCTGACGTTACAGCTAAAGTTGCTGAAATGATTACCAAAACGGTTGTTTACTTCTGCATTCCAACATTGGAATACTTGCGTGCTGGTGGACGAATCAGTGCTGCCGCCGCTGCAGTTGGTGGAATGTTAAGATTGGCACCAATTATTACATGTAAAACCGATGGCTCATATACGATTGCTGCTAAGGCACGTGGTATGAAGAAAGGTCAGAAGATGTTGTTGAACTTTGCTCAGGAATTCTTGAGTGATGGCAGTGATTGTCTTTTGGCAGTTGGACATGGTGCTGACGAACCTGGTGGTCAAAAGATGCTGGATTTATTGCATGATAATGGAATTAAGGGTAAGCAAGAATTCTTAGGTCAAGTTGGACCTGCTTTGGGAGTTCATACCGGACCTGGTTTGATTGGAATTGGAATCGTTAAAATTTAG
- a CDS encoding PadR family transcriptional regulator, whose protein sequence is MARSNTLQYIILGLLTRNPLTGYDIKQTFDKEKAEFWTAPFSQIYPELNRMLNNDLISLLPPTDINTRKKTYQLTEHGRDTFEEWLKLPLSSPESTLDNDNFILRLHFLGDTDPTFLKQLLALRVKTLNLEIAQLEFELAEVVNHPEQYGRELIIKKELTNKKSDVKLWKKELK, encoded by the coding sequence ATGGCACGTTCTAACACGCTACAATACATAATTCTAGGCTTACTGACGCGTAATCCATTAACCGGTTATGACATTAAGCAAACCTTCGACAAAGAAAAAGCAGAATTTTGGACAGCACCTTTCAGCCAAATATATCCCGAATTAAATCGAATGCTGAATAACGATTTAATCAGTCTCTTGCCTCCTACTGATATCAATACTCGTAAGAAAACTTACCAATTAACTGAGCATGGTCGCGATACTTTTGAGGAATGGTTGAAATTGCCACTATCTTCGCCTGAATCCACTTTAGATAACGACAACTTTATTCTGCGATTGCACTTTCTAGGAGATACGGATCCAACCTTTTTGAAGCAGTTATTAGCTTTACGAGTTAAAACACTCAATCTTGAAATTGCCCAATTAGAATTTGAATTAGCTGAGGTCGTCAATCATCCGGAACAGTACGGACGTGAACTCATTATCAAAAAAGAACTAACTAATAAGAAGTCCGATGTTAAGCTTTGGAAAAAAGAACTAAAATAA
- a CDS encoding MFS transporter has product MKQVENKNLTMILLGIGIVIFMSTLDSSIVTVALPVLSKALSTNMSLINWVVTMYLIVMSSTLMIFGKLGDKYGKIKFFKLGTVIFVISSALCALSVNWLSLILSRSLQAIGAAMTMATSNGIIVEVFPDNRRGQALGWMGSFVSLGGIIGPSLGGILLNFFPWHIIFWLNVPIGFIATYILVKYLPSKLDKTFANDGFDLAGSVLLLVGFTSMFIGILLSQQWGWADWRILSLTIVGLILLVILYRYESKQAEPILPVALFKNKWFTMQLLACFMVFIVDFFFDVLAPFYLQNARGFSPLFSGFFLLIFPVVQLFIAPMSGSLADRHDPFKITLVGLAIISFGQIFYVISGLHNPIWIFAIGAAFAGLGNGLFHSPNNVLVMENVDEKDYGSAGSVYSLARTVGMVVGSAMSTTLLFGSMSILDGSRVKSYIPSKPQLFIDGMHMTFGLSCLISVILLLGIFLWHRKATQK; this is encoded by the coding sequence ATGAAACAAGTTGAGAATAAAAATTTAACGATGATTTTGCTTGGTATCGGCATTGTGATATTCATGTCTACTCTAGATAGTAGCATTGTCACCGTGGCGCTACCAGTCTTGAGTAAGGCATTGAGTACCAATATGAGTTTGATTAACTGGGTCGTGACGATGTATCTAATCGTGATGAGCAGTACGCTGATGATATTTGGAAAATTAGGTGACAAGTATGGCAAGATAAAATTTTTCAAATTAGGAACAGTGATTTTCGTTATCAGTTCAGCTCTGTGTGCCTTGTCTGTGAATTGGCTATCGTTGATTTTGTCACGAAGTCTGCAGGCAATTGGGGCCGCAATGACGATGGCTACTTCAAATGGGATTATTGTAGAAGTCTTTCCAGACAATCGTCGCGGTCAAGCGTTGGGGTGGATGGGTTCATTCGTTTCACTCGGTGGTATTATTGGACCAAGTTTGGGTGGAATTTTATTGAACTTTTTCCCATGGCACATTATTTTCTGGTTGAATGTTCCAATAGGATTTATCGCAACGTATATTTTAGTTAAATATTTACCTAGTAAATTGGATAAAACCTTTGCCAATGATGGATTTGACCTGGCTGGTTCAGTTTTATTATTAGTCGGATTTACCAGTATGTTTATCGGAATTCTCTTGAGTCAACAGTGGGGCTGGGCTGATTGGCGTATTCTCAGTTTGACGATTGTCGGTTTAATCCTGTTAGTTATTCTTTATCGTTATGAGTCCAAGCAAGCTGAACCGATTCTACCAGTTGCGTTATTTAAAAATAAATGGTTTACGATGCAATTGTTAGCTTGTTTCATGGTCTTTATCGTTGATTTCTTCTTCGATGTTTTGGCACCATTTTATCTACAAAATGCACGTGGCTTCAGTCCACTATTCAGTGGCTTTTTCTTGTTGATATTCCCAGTTGTGCAATTGTTTATTGCTCCAATGTCAGGTTCGTTAGCTGACCGTCACGATCCATTTAAAATTACGTTAGTTGGTTTAGCAATTATCAGTTTTGGACAGATTTTCTACGTCATTAGTGGACTCCATAATCCAATCTGGATTTTTGCCATCGGAGCAGCTTTTGCAGGTTTAGGTAATGGATTATTCCATTCGCCAAATAATGTTTTAGTTATGGAAAATGTCGATGAGAAGGACTATGGTTCAGCAGGCAGTGTTTACAGTTTAGCCAGAACAGTCGGGATGGTAGTTGGTTCAGCAATGTCGACAACATTATTATTCGGTTCAATGTCAATTTTGGATGGCAGCCGAGTTAAATCATATATCCCAAGTAAACCGCAACTATTTATTGATGGGATGCACATGACATTTGGCTTATCGTGCCTGATCAGTGTGATATTGTTGTTAGGAATTTTCTTGTGGCATCGTAAGGCTACTCAGAAATAA
- a CDS encoding cytosine permease, whose amino-acid sequence MTKKEHIEATTPDQRAMSRWDMFATWIGANANNGTWYIGGVIAAVGLIKASSLLVVVGSLSYILLGFASYMGYKTGLPAMVLTRPSFGIKGSIIPSIVNVVQFIGWAAINTFIAATSISIILKDILGWNSSSFHNQFSIIIGIVVMSILHLISISLGEKSVKWIERVGIILVIILVTWESIVVLKTVPFHEIVKYEPAAKFQLPSGKIVDILAAFNLAWVTAAADFSRFTKDKHAATTASFLGANVGLFWFAFIGLIATIATAITINKFDPNNADPSTIAAKLGLGILAMLVIVITSTTANAVNLMAAGSALTNIFHRLKLTPALWIVTLVATVMTFIPVYIASFLTTFETFLDGIGMFLGPEIAIFLIDFFVIKQKNYQVSEFSKVNGSYWYTKGVNPIAIVTWAIGVISYLILNKLGFIIATTGATFPAMFITAICYLVANKMVNSKQN is encoded by the coding sequence ATGACAAAAAAAGAACATATTGAAGCAACTACACCAGATCAGCGGGCGATGTCCAGATGGGACATGTTTGCGACTTGGATCGGTGCTAACGCCAATAATGGTACTTGGTATATTGGAGGCGTTATCGCAGCTGTCGGTTTAATCAAAGCATCTTCTCTGTTAGTAGTAGTTGGTTCACTTTCGTACATTTTACTAGGCTTCGCATCATACATGGGTTATAAAACGGGCTTACCAGCTATGGTACTAACTCGACCATCCTTTGGTATCAAAGGTTCAATTATTCCGTCAATCGTCAACGTTGTCCAATTTATTGGTTGGGCAGCTATCAATACTTTTATCGCCGCAACATCAATCAGTATCATCCTCAAAGATATCCTCGGTTGGAACAGTTCTTCCTTCCACAATCAATTCAGTATTATCATCGGCATTGTCGTTATGTCCATTCTACATCTAATCTCGATTTCATTAGGTGAAAAATCTGTTAAATGGATCGAACGTGTCGGAATTATTCTTGTTATTATTCTAGTTACTTGGGAATCAATCGTCGTTTTGAAGACTGTTCCATTCCACGAAATCGTTAAATATGAACCAGCTGCTAAGTTCCAATTGCCTAGTGGAAAAATCGTTGATATCTTAGCTGCCTTTAACTTAGCTTGGGTAACAGCTGCCGCAGACTTCAGCCGTTTTACAAAAGATAAGCATGCTGCAACAACAGCTTCATTCTTAGGTGCTAACGTTGGTTTATTCTGGTTTGCTTTCATCGGTCTGATTGCCACTATTGCCACAGCCATCACCATCAATAAGTTTGATCCTAATAATGCCGATCCTAGTACAATCGCTGCCAAACTTGGCTTAGGAATCCTGGCTATGTTGGTCATCGTTATCACTAGTACAACTGCCAACGCCGTTAACTTGATGGCTGCAGGCTCAGCTTTAACAAATATTTTCCATCGCTTAAAATTAACACCTGCACTTTGGATTGTTACATTAGTCGCAACAGTAATGACATTCATCCCCGTTTACATCGCAAGTTTCCTAACAACTTTTGAAACCTTCTTGGATGGGATTGGTATGTTCTTGGGACCAGAAATTGCAATCTTCTTAATTGACTTCTTCGTCATTAAACAAAAGAACTATCAAGTTTCCGAATTCTCTAAAGTCAACGGTAGTTACTGGTATACCAAAGGCGTCAATCCAATCGCCATCGTCACATGGGCAATCGGTGTAATCAGTTACCTTATCTTGAATAAACTGGGATTCATCATCGCTACAACCGGAGCAACTTTCCCAGCAATGTTCATCACAGCAATCTGTTACTTAGTTGCTAACAAAATGGTTAATAGTAAACAAAACTAA
- the codA gene encoding cytosine deaminase, with the protein MLLQQVKIENQPAQDIRIEDGKFAEIADHLTPKDDEEVIVGHEKLLLPPFVDPHVHLDSTLTAGQPEWNENGTLFDGIRIWSERKKDLTYQDVKKRATLALKMQASHGIQFVRSHVDVTDPSLKALKALIDVRESVKDWMTLQLVAFPQEGILSYPNGKQLMEKAVDLGVDVVGAIPHFEFNREYSVESLHFAFDLAQKNDLLFDAHCDEIDDPSSRSLETLATLAYESGMGERVTASHTTAMGSYNDAYMYKLMRLLKMSNMNFISNPLVNMYLGGRFDTYPKRRGLTRVKELNANGINVAFGEDDIKDPWYPMGNGNMYDVLAEGLHATQMMGHQQIMDSYKFITTNSARAMHVQDQYGIEVGKPANFVLINAHNFYDALNKRASVLLSVHNGKIIGKTKPAETELYI; encoded by the coding sequence ATGTTATTACAACAAGTCAAAATCGAAAATCAGCCGGCTCAAGATATCAGAATTGAAGATGGCAAATTTGCCGAAATTGCTGATCATCTAACCCCTAAAGATGACGAAGAAGTTATTGTTGGTCACGAAAAATTACTTTTACCACCGTTCGTTGATCCACATGTTCACTTGGACAGTACTTTGACTGCCGGTCAACCAGAATGGAATGAAAATGGAACTTTATTTGACGGTATCCGTATTTGGTCTGAACGTAAAAAAGACCTGACTTATCAAGATGTCAAAAAACGTGCTACGTTAGCTTTGAAGATGCAGGCTAGTCACGGAATTCAGTTCGTTCGTTCACATGTTGATGTAACTGACCCCAGCTTGAAAGCTCTCAAGGCTTTGATTGATGTGCGTGAGTCTGTTAAAGACTGGATGACATTGCAATTGGTTGCTTTTCCACAAGAGGGGATTCTTTCTTATCCGAATGGCAAGCAATTGATGGAAAAAGCTGTCGACTTAGGAGTTGACGTTGTCGGTGCCATTCCACATTTTGAGTTCAATCGTGAATATTCAGTTGAATCACTCCACTTTGCTTTTGACTTAGCACAAAAAAATGACTTGTTGTTCGATGCACACTGTGATGAAATAGATGATCCAAGTTCTAGAAGTCTTGAAACCCTTGCAACACTTGCTTATGAAAGTGGTATGGGCGAAAGAGTAACGGCGTCACACACTACCGCTATGGGTTCGTATAACGATGCTTATATGTACAAATTGATGCGCCTTTTGAAGATGTCAAACATGAACTTTATCTCAAATCCATTAGTTAATATGTATCTTGGCGGACGTTTTGATACATATCCAAAGCGCCGTGGCCTAACACGCGTTAAGGAACTAAATGCAAATGGTATCAACGTAGCCTTTGGTGAAGATGATATTAAAGATCCTTGGTATCCAATGGGTAACGGTAATATGTACGATGTTTTGGCAGAAGGCTTGCACGCTACACAAATGATGGGTCACCAACAAATTATGGATTCATACAAATTCATTACAACTAACAGTGCCCGTGCCATGCATGTTCAAGATCAGTATGGAATTGAAGTCGGCAAACCAGCTAACTTTGTCTTGATCAATGCTCATAACTTCTATGATGCTTTGAACAAACGAGCTTCAGTCTTATTGTCAGTTCATAACGGTAAAATTATTGGCAAGACTAAGCCAGCTGAAACAGAATTATATATTTAA
- a CDS encoding GTP pyrophosphokinase, which translates to MILERSNSINLNKLQTQLSGVANRPDIEELSKMIKMYQLYQAGQREISTKLENLDAEFQVNYDYNPIHHMESRMKDVQSLVQKAERKGYELTADSIQANIYDIAGIRVITNYMDDIYNVEKLLTHQTDVTLLRRKDYIKHPKESGYRSLHIVVKVPVFQAKGPIDVPVEIQIRTVGMDMWASLEHKLRYKTDTNQELVDKYGDQLKGYADELEQIERGMQGIHKELI; encoded by the coding sequence ATGATACTAGAAAGATCGAATTCTATTAATTTAAATAAACTTCAAACTCAATTGAGTGGTGTCGCCAATCGACCAGATATTGAGGAACTTTCTAAAATGATTAAGATGTATCAGCTTTATCAGGCTGGTCAAAGAGAAATCAGTACTAAATTGGAAAATTTGGATGCCGAATTTCAAGTTAATTATGATTACAATCCCATTCATCATATGGAATCACGTATGAAGGATGTCCAAAGTTTGGTACAGAAAGCTGAACGTAAAGGTTATGAATTGACGGCTGACAGTATTCAAGCAAATATTTATGATATTGCAGGTATTCGTGTGATTACCAATTACATGGATGATATTTATAATGTTGAAAAGCTTTTGACACATCAGACCGATGTCACGTTGTTGCGTCGTAAGGATTATATTAAACATCCGAAGGAAAGTGGCTACCGTAGTTTGCATATCGTTGTTAAAGTACCAGTTTTTCAAGCTAAAGGACCGATTGATGTTCCAGTAGAAATTCAGATTAGAACCGTTGGAATGGATATGTGGGCTAGTTTGGAACATAAATTACGTTATAAAACTGATACCAATCAAGAATTAGTTGATAAGTATGGTGACCAATTGAAAGGTTACGCTGATGAACTAGAACAGATTGAACGTGGCATGCAGGGCATTCACAAGGAGTTAATTTAA
- a CDS encoding GNAT family N-acetyltransferase, with protein sequence MRQITTERLIIRPLHMVDHDELEAILLDPAVVRYTRYRDVKTPTNFTAIFESHFLNTAYTFGIETKDEHKLIGFYEFHPEDATGILTYALAQSAWGKGYVAEVGSAMMAYGFNVLNFERIEAHYASTNPRSGKVMQKMGMRDLGSMGTFPSPHTGEIRQVMAYELKKADWIMDNQQVEAV encoded by the coding sequence ATGCGTCAAATTACAACAGAGAGATTAATCATTCGTCCGCTTCACATGGTGGACCATGATGAATTAGAAGCGATTTTGTTGGATCCAGCAGTCGTTCGGTATACAAGGTATCGTGACGTCAAAACGCCAACTAATTTCACTGCTATTTTTGAAAGCCATTTTTTGAATACGGCTTATACATTTGGAATAGAAACAAAAGATGAACATAAGTTGATCGGTTTCTATGAATTCCATCCTGAAGATGCCACTGGCATTTTAACTTACGCTCTAGCACAAAGTGCTTGGGGCAAAGGCTACGTCGCTGAAGTGGGCAGTGCTATGATGGCCTACGGCTTTAACGTTTTGAATTTTGAAAGAATTGAAGCTCACTACGCCAGCACCAATCCACGTTCTGGCAAAGTTATGCAAAAAATGGGCATGCGCGATCTTGGTTCCATGGGCACTTTCCCTTCACCACACACTGGAGAAATCCGTCAGGTTATGGCTTATGAACTCAAAAAAGCCGACTGGATTATGGATAACCAACAAGTAGAAGCAGTCTAG
- a CDS encoding alpha,alpha-phosphotrehalase, with protein MKEWQKETVYQIYPRSFQDSNGDGVGDINGIISRLDYLQELGIGLIWLTPMYRSPGNDNGYDIADYYQIDPIFGTMDDFEKLLSEAHKRGIKIIMDMVLNHTSNENKWFQEALKSKDNPYHDYYIWRDPVDGHEPNNWVSKFSGSAWKYVPELNQYYLHLYDVTMPDLNWRNEKLRAEIFKMLTYWAKKGIDGFRLDVINNISKDKNLPNDSFDTPLDDGRNFYTNGPHVHEYIHEMYEKVFGPNKFITVGELSSTPISEAVKYTNPKRQELSMAFTFHHVKVDYTGGNKWTLGHYKLTDLTKILSDWQIKMNHQGGWNALFWNNHDQPRAISRFTDDDKYRDQSAKLLAMVEFGLQGTPYIYQGDEIAMKNAYFTDISQYKDHESINAYNDLIKNGVDKKLAIKILQQKSRENSRLPMQWDSSKYYGFTTGKPWLEPLYHDDYSVEKVLKMKNNVFNFYRALIFLRKNKVLLADGEYKLLNAQDNSVYSYERYDDKGKILVMANFTDKTQKREISDGFDLLLGNYEGIEMSNGTVTLRPYESVMLENKKRL; from the coding sequence ATGAAGGAATGGCAAAAAGAAACTGTGTATCAGATTTATCCGCGCAGCTTTCAAGATTCTAACGGCGATGGCGTCGGTGATATCAACGGTATCATTTCTCGATTAGATTATTTGCAAGAATTAGGTATCGGGCTAATCTGGCTAACACCTATGTATCGCTCACCGGGGAATGATAATGGGTATGATATTGCTGATTATTATCAAATCGATCCAATTTTTGGAACGATGGATGACTTTGAAAAGTTATTAAGTGAAGCACATAAGCGTGGCATCAAGATCATCATGGATATGGTTTTGAATCATACTTCAAATGAGAATAAATGGTTTCAAGAAGCGTTGAAATCAAAAGACAATCCTTATCATGACTACTATATTTGGCGTGATCCGGTTGATGGACATGAACCAAATAATTGGGTTTCAAAATTCAGTGGCAGCGCTTGGAAATATGTTCCTGAATTAAATCAGTATTATTTACATTTGTATGATGTAACGATGCCGGATCTAAATTGGCGTAATGAAAAATTACGTGCTGAGATTTTCAAAATGCTGACATATTGGGCTAAGAAAGGTATCGATGGCTTCCGTTTGGACGTTATCAATAATATTTCTAAGGATAAGAATTTACCTAATGATTCTTTCGATACACCGTTAGATGATGGTCGTAATTTCTATACCAATGGTCCACACGTGCACGAATATATTCATGAAATGTACGAGAAAGTCTTTGGACCTAATAAGTTCATTACTGTTGGTGAGCTGTCATCTACACCGATTTCTGAAGCTGTTAAGTATACCAATCCTAAACGTCAGGAACTTTCCATGGCATTCACTTTCCACCACGTTAAAGTCGATTATACTGGTGGCAACAAATGGACTTTGGGACATTATAAATTGACAGATTTGACTAAAATCTTGAGCGATTGGCAAATTAAAATGAATCATCAAGGTGGCTGGAACGCATTATTCTGGAATAATCACGATCAACCACGGGCAATTTCTCGTTTTACTGACGATGACAAATATCGTGATCAATCGGCTAAGTTGTTGGCCATGGTTGAATTCGGTTTGCAAGGAACGCCATATATTTATCAGGGTGACGAAATTGCAATGAAGAATGCCTATTTCACTGATATTAGTCAGTATAAGGACCACGAATCAATCAATGCTTATAATGATTTGATTAAGAATGGTGTCGATAAGAAGTTAGCTATCAAGATTTTACAACAGAAATCGCGTGAGAATTCTCGTTTGCCTATGCAATGGGATTCAAGTAAATATTACGGATTTACCACGGGTAAGCCATGGTTGGAACCACTTTATCATGACGATTATTCAGTTGAAAAAGTCTTAAAAATGAAAAACAATGTCTTTAATTTCTATCGTGCTTTGATTTTCTTACGTAAAAATAAGGTATTATTAGCAGATGGGGAATATAAATTATTAAATGCCCAAGATAATAGCGTTTATAGCTATGAAAGATATGATGACAAGGGTAAAATTTTAGTAATGGCTAATTTTACTGATAAAACCCAAAAGAGGGAAATTTCTGATGGCTTCGATTTATTGTTGGGGAACTATGAAGGCATCGAAATGAGCAATGGGACAGTAACTTTACGACCATATGAATCTGTAATGTTGGAAAATAAAAAACGTTTGTGA